The genomic segment CAGGAAGAACTGGACGGCAAAAGCAAGGACCTGGTCTATAAGATCAAATCGTCGACGCGCTCGCTGTTGCGGATCATCAACGATATCCTCGATATTTCGAAACTCGACGCCGGAAAGGTCGAACTGGAGTACATCGACTTCCACCTTCCGTCCCTGATCGCAGAGGTCGTGGACTTCTTTTCCGACGACTACCTTGGCGAAGGCCCGGACCCGGTCGCGATTCAACTGGACCTGCCCGACGATCTGCCGCCGGGCATCAATATGGACCCGACCCGGCTGCGTCAGGTACTGATCAATCTGATCGGCAATGCGCGGAAATTCACGGAAGCCGGTACGATCACCGTAAAGTGCAGACTGACCGACGACGGCACGGGTGCGCCCAAGCTCAACTTCTCGGTCCGGGACACTGGGATCGGTATAAAGCCTGAAATCCTCGGCAAACTTTTCACCGAGTTCAAGCAGGGCGACGCTTCAATCACACGAAAATTCGAAGGCACCGGGCTTGGCCTGGCAATCTGCAAGAAGCTTGTTTCACTCATGAATGGCGAAATCGGCGCTGCCAGCGTATACGGCAAAGGCAGCACATTCTGGTTCTCGCTTCCGTATAAAGCGGCAAGGACGCCCGTTGCCGCGTCCGATGACAAGGACTCGCCCTCCACTTATTTCGCGGCGCGGCGCCCGTTGCATGTGCTTGTTGTCGATGACAACGCAATGACCCAGCAGATCGTAACGGCCATCCTGAACAGCTGTGGCCACACTTTC from the Rhodothermales bacterium genome contains:
- a CDS encoding PAS domain S-box protein; protein product: HAIVSVTDTKGTITYANDKFCAMSGYSKDELIGSNHRILKSGEHSPEFYRGLWRTIASGRIWHGEIKNQKKRGGYYWVTSTIVPFLGADGRPFQYVAIRTDITAEKKKEQELARAHEAAQAANTAKSEFLATMSHEIRTPMTGVIGFADLLLQEELDGKSKDLVYKIKSSTRSLLRIINDILDISKLDAGKVELEYIDFHLPSLIAEVVDFFSDDYLGEGPDPVAIQLDLPDDLPPGINMDPTRLRQVLINLIGNARKFTEAGTITVKCRLTDDGTGAPKLNFSVRDTGIGIKPEILGKLFTEFKQGDASITRKFEGTGLGLAICKKLVSLMNGEIGAASVYGKGSTFWFSLPYKAARTPVAASDDKDSPSTYFAARRPLHVLVVDDNAMTQQIVTAILNSCGHTF